The DNA sequence TCCTGCGCGAGCTTGTACTCCCGGTGCCCTTTCGGAATTGACAAATCTGAGGAGCAATCGAACAGGAGCTGTTGGATGAGCGCCATGTCCTCCTGGATATCCCCTCCGCAATCGTTTTTCGTGCTGACTAGCCCGAACCATGAGTTCAGACCATCCAGCGCGCCGAAAGCTTCGATTCTTTCGGCATTTTTCGGAAGAGCCTTTCCGCCACCGATGCGTGTATTGCCTTTGTCACCGGTGCGTGTGTAGATGCTGTATTTCATATGTTTCCTCCTCTTAATGCTGATCTTGTTCTGCCATTCTATCACAATTCCAGCAATTCCTCTCAAATGAACACCCGAACAATCGAACGATAGAATTTTCTGTAAATAGGACCTTTGCAGTATGGCATTCAAGCGGAACTCTGGTAAACTAAAAGCAGAAAACCGATATGCCGAAGCATGGATCTGCTCCAATCACGGCATAAGAAAGGACAGCCTATGCAAAAAAAAGAAACGAAGCCAACAGTACCCGAAGATATGCGGCTCATCTCTTTCTTGGGCGGCAGGACGATCATCTTTATCCTGTCAACCCTTATCCTATTCGGCGTACTCATCTTCACGATGGATACCATTTCTTTCATCTTCAAACCGCTGCAGGTCATTTTTTCGACCATCGTTGCACCTGTGATCTTAGCAATTGTCTTCTATTATATCTTCAATCCGATGGTGACTTTCCTTGAAGGGAGGAGAATCAACCGGGGAATGGCGACAGCACTCGTCTTTGTACTCTTCATTTTGATGCTGGTCTATGGGATTGTCCTCTTGGTTCCAATCTTATCGAATCAACTGACGAATCTGGTCAATGAATTTCCTTCCTATATCGAACAGATGAATGTCTATTTCGACAGATTGCTCGCGAACAGTACTTTCAAGGACTATTACGAACAAGCGCGAAATTGGTTGGACAGCACAGTGGGCAGCATTCCTGAACTGATACTGGAATGGATCGGCAACTCGAGCGAAAAAATCATGGATATCTTTTCAACCATTTCCAGCGTAGTGGTCGTGACCGTCACTTTCCCGGTCATCCTTTTCTTCATGCTGAAGGATCAAGGGAAGTTCAAACCTTTTGTCATGAAGAACGTCCCGCCTGTTTTCCGTGAAGATATCGAAAAGATATCCAGGCAGATGTCGCTTCAGGTCGGATCCTACGTCCAAGGTCAGCTGCTTGTTGCACTGAGTCTCGGTGCCTTGCTGATAGTCGGCTATCTGATCATCGGTTTGGATTATGCGTTCGTCCTTGCGTTGATCGCTACCTTGACAGCGGTCATCCCTTTCATCGGTGCCACCATCGGGGTCATCCCGGCTTTGTTCGTCGCGGCCTTCACCTCACCGGCTATGCTTTTGAAAATGGCTGTTGTCTGGGCCTTGGCGCAGTTCATCCAAGGCAATATCATCGAGCCGAGCATCATGGGGCGTAATTTGAAGATGCACCCGTTGACGATCATCATCGTTTTGCTGATTATGGGTAATCTGCTTGGCTTGATCGGAATGATCCTGGGTGTGCCGTTGTTCGCGATGATGAAGATCCTGATCGAGCACGTCCTCGAGAAATTCAAATTGCGCTACAATCGGTACTTCGGGGATGTAGCCGGTACATTTGAATTGGCCGAGGCTGAGCCTGAACCGATCAACGGCTCAACGCCGGTCAAGGATTTTGCGACTGTTGATGTGGCCCGTGATGTCCCGGATAACGAAACCGATACAGAAAAAGACTACTAAAAAAAGGTTCGTGCCCCTTACGGGAATCACGAACCTTTTTTACTACAGAAAATAGTTCCCTATCAGATACAGGAGGTAAAACAATATCAAGATGCGCCCTTCTTTTTTGCTGATGACATCGCGTTTGTTGTTATAGGAAAAATACCCCAAAACCGCCAACAGAATAGCCAAAGCCGGGAAATGAATCTGATAGAAATCCGGACTGACAATCATTCCTCCCGGAGATAATCCTAATGCCACCCCAAGAACGAGCAAAGTATTCAAAAGGTTGGAACCCATGATGTTCCCTATCGCCAGGGCACCATAGCCTTTTTTCACGGAAACGATGGTTGTGCTGATTTCAGGCAAGCCGGTCCCGAAGGCTACTACCGTGGAAGCGATGACCGAATCAGGGATTCCGATCCGGGCAGCACCGATTTCCACCGTACTTACCAATAAAGAGGCACTCGCAATCACAAAGCCTGCACTGACGAGCAACTTAATCAATTTGATCAGAATCGGCATGCCTTTTTCCTTGTCTTCTTCTATGATAGCCTCTTCATCGGACAGCTTCCCTTCCCGCACCGTCCAATAGAAGTAAACGGGAGTCAATGCCAGGAAGACTATGCCAAGCCACTGCGGTATCTTTCCTTGTCCATCCGCATGAAAAATCGGCAATGCGGAGAGGATCAGCAAAAGCGAAAGCCCCGACAAGACGGTGTGTTTATGCGCCGTCTTCCGGTCGACGGGTATGCTTCCGTAAAGCGCGCCGAACCCCAGAATGAAGCTGGTGTTCACGAATGTCGATCCAACGACATTCCCCAAAGCGAGAATTCCGTGGCCCCTCAAGGAGGAGTAAATCGATACCGCCAATTCCGGCAGCGAAGTTCCCAAAGAAACAATCGTGGCGCCGATCACCAACTCGGACATCCCCCACTCCAAAGACAGCGAAATGGCTTCATCGACCAAAATATCCGTCGCCTTGGACAATACCCAAATGCAGAGGACAAGCACTGCCGCCAGCACATATCCGTTCATCTGTTCCAATAGCAGTTGCATAGTCCTCCACTCCCTTTCGATAAAATCCGCCTTCTCACCAGTTGTATCAGAACGATAGTTGCTGATAATCCGTTGGTATTTCAAAAGCATCATCCGGAATGTTGTCGGACAACTCCAGAATCTCCATGACCGATTCAAAACCTTCATCGATCGTCTTGATCTTCTTCAGATCGGAGCCATCAAAATAATAGAAAATCTGCGTTCCGCTCTCTGTACGATATTCCTCGTACACCAACCCGTCTTCCTTACCGCTGCCGATATATTCAATGCCATCCACTTCAACCGGCTCGCTTGTTTCCGGTATTTCCGGCACCGCAGCCTCGTCTTCCGTCACAGACACGGGCAGAACCATCACCGTTTTGCTGATATGATCGATCATATAGGTGTTGCCTTCCATCATCAAGATGGTTGTGTCCATTTCGGCTGATGTGGAGTGGATCGATGTCTTTTCACCTGAAATGGCCATCGCCGTTTCGGATTCCATCACTTCACCATCCAGCGTCGTTGTAGAGCGGAAAGACATATAGTAAGTGCCGCTTTCCATGATATCGATGTAGCCTTTTGAGAGTTTGCCAAGACGGTCGCCGATTTCAGTGGATTGAACCGAGGCTGCTTCCGTTTCGCTGCTTGCTGTATTGGCTGCCGAACTGCTCTGCGCTGTCGCTTGAGAGGAACTTTCTTCTTCAGCTGTTTCCTGCGTTTGGTTGCAACTTGCCAGAAAAAGGCTGATCAGCAAGACTGTCCAATATTTCTTTCTATCTTTTAGCATCCTAAACAACTCCTTAGAATAGTGTCGATCCTGTCGCTGCATTTCCGATTGGCGCGGCGGCGCTGCTGTTATCCTTATTATAGCTCAAATCCAGCGCGTTTTAAAAAATTTGGTATAAGCGATCGAGCAGCATTCAGCAGGCCTTGCCCCAACGAGGTTTCTTCACTTCAGCCTCACGTCAGATGCGTGTTATACTGTTGAAAACAAGATCATCTTACTGGGGGAATAATTATGTGTCTGATTTCGTTGCAACTCAGTCAACACGCTTCATACAAATTGATGCTTGTGGCCAATCGGGATGAACAATACGACCGGCCATCCTTGCCTGCACACTTCTGGCCGGAACATCCCGATCTTTTGGCGGGGAAAGACTTGAGTGAGCATGGCACTTGGCTTGGGATCACCAAACAAGGAAAAATCGCTGCCGTGACCAACAGTTATCTGACGACCGATCAGGAATCGGACAAAAAACTGTCCCGCGGCAACCTCGTGATGGATTACCTGACCGGCAGCATAGGCCCCGACGAATATCTGGAGCAGGTCAGGCAACAGCGGACCGACTACAACGGCTTTAACCTGATCGTCGGCTCGAGCGACAGCCTCCATCATTACAACAATATTTTGGACGAAATCCGTGTCATCGAAGCAGGCAACCATGCCGTCAGCAATGCCACGCTCGATACGCCATGGCCGAAAGTCACCCTAACAAAAGCAGCAATGGCCGAACTGGCCTCTTCATCCCCACTGGACGAAGAGGCCATCTTCCGCATCATGGCGGATCGGACGCCCCCACCGGATGACCAACTGCCGGATTTGCCGCTGCCGTTGCCGATCAAACGCGCCGTCTCCGCCAATTTCATCCAGACCGAACGCTACGGCACCCGCTCCACCACCTTGATCCTCATCGATCATTCCGATCAGGTGACTTTTGTGGAAAGATCCTATCTGCCTGACGGGACCAGCAGCGACGTCCGCTTCAGCTTCCAGTTGGTGGCCGAAGAAAAATGATGCAATAAAGATGCGGCCGGGATTCCGATTCCCGGCCGCATCTTTTATTATAGGTAGTATTTTCTGATGATCGTCAAGTCATCATTCAACTCATAGACCAACGGCTGTCCGGTAGGTATTTCCAAGGCCATGATTTCATCGTCAGGTATCTCTTCGAGGTACTTGATCAAAGCCCGCAGGGAGTTCCCGTGGGCCGCCACCAGTACCGTTTTTCGGTCCAGCACCGCCGGAGCAATCTGATCTTCCCAGAACGGTATGACACGTTCCAAAGTGGTCTCCAAATTTTCCCCCATCGGAATGACCCGTTTCTGCAGGTTGGCATACCGGCGATCCTTGACCGGCGACTGCGGATTATCCGGGTCCATCAACGGGGGCAACGTGTTGTAGGAGCGACGCCATTTCAGAACTTGGTCTTCTCCATATTTTTCGGCTGTTTCCTGTTTGTTCAGCCCCTGCAGATCGCCATAATGCCGTTCATTGAGCCGCCAGCTTTTCACTTCCGGTACCCACAATTGATCCATTTCCTCCAAAACAATATGGCAGGTCCTGATCGCTCGCTTCAGCACGGACGTAAACGCCAAATCAAATTCAACCCCGGCTTCCTTGAGTTTCCGGCCGGCTTCTTTCGCTTCCAAAACGCCCTGTTCGCTCAAGTCGACATCCGTCCAGCCCGTAAACAAGTTCAGTAAGTTCCACTCGCTTACGCCATGCCGGATCAAAATGATTTTCCTCATCACCGTCACCACTTTCCGCCTGTTATTTTTCCTTCATTATACTGCTACAGGCGGTGCAGTTCACGTTTAAGGACTTCAGTTGCCGCTGCGGATGGCCCCCACCATTTCCGCCACGAAGGCTCCGACCGGCTTGGGCGAATCTTTCCCGTATTTTTCCATGATGTTGATGATTGCGGAACCGATGATGACGCCATCCCCGACTTCACTCATGGCTTTGGCTTGTTGCGCGTTGGAAATCCCGAAGCCGATGGCGCAAGGGATGTCGCTGATTTTGCGGATTTCGGCCAAAATGCTGCCGATGTCGGTCGTGATATCGCTGCGGACGCCGGTGACTCCTAAAGAAGAAAC is a window from the uncultured Trichococcus sp. genome containing:
- a CDS encoding AI-2E family transporter; the protein is MQKKETKPTVPEDMRLISFLGGRTIIFILSTLILFGVLIFTMDTISFIFKPLQVIFSTIVAPVILAIVFYYIFNPMVTFLEGRRINRGMATALVFVLFILMLVYGIVLLVPILSNQLTNLVNEFPSYIEQMNVYFDRLLANSTFKDYYEQARNWLDSTVGSIPELILEWIGNSSEKIMDIFSTISSVVVVTVTFPVILFFMLKDQGKFKPFVMKNVPPVFREDIEKISRQMSLQVGSYVQGQLLVALSLGALLIVGYLIIGLDYAFVLALIATLTAVIPFIGATIGVIPALFVAAFTSPAMLLKMAVVWALAQFIQGNIIEPSIMGRNLKMHPLTIIIVLLIMGNLLGLIGMILGVPLFAMMKILIEHVLEKFKLRYNRYFGDVAGTFELAEAEPEPINGSTPVKDFATVDVARDVPDNETDTEKDY
- a CDS encoding sodium:calcium antiporter codes for the protein MQLLLEQMNGYVLAAVLVLCIWVLSKATDILVDEAISLSLEWGMSELVIGATIVSLGTSLPELAVSIYSSLRGHGILALGNVVGSTFVNTSFILGFGALYGSIPVDRKTAHKHTVLSGLSLLLILSALPIFHADGQGKIPQWLGIVFLALTPVYFYWTVREGKLSDEEAIIEEDKEKGMPILIKLIKLLVSAGFVIASASLLVSTVEIGAARIGIPDSVIASTVVAFGTGLPEISTTIVSVKKGYGALAIGNIMGSNLLNTLLVLGVALGLSPGGMIVSPDFYQIHFPALAILLAVLGYFSYNNKRDVISKKEGRILILFYLLYLIGNYFL
- a CDS encoding NRDE family protein; amino-acid sequence: MCLISLQLSQHASYKLMLVANRDEQYDRPSLPAHFWPEHPDLLAGKDLSEHGTWLGITKQGKIAAVTNSYLTTDQESDKKLSRGNLVMDYLTGSIGPDEYLEQVRQQRTDYNGFNLIVGSSDSLHHYNNILDEIRVIEAGNHAVSNATLDTPWPKVTLTKAAMAELASSSPLDEEAIFRIMADRTPPPDDQLPDLPLPLPIKRAVSANFIQTERYGTRSTTLILIDHSDQVTFVERSYLPDGTSSDVRFSFQLVAEEK
- the gpmA gene encoding 2,3-diphosphoglycerate-dependent phosphoglycerate mutase, with the translated sequence MRKIILIRHGVSEWNLLNLFTGWTDVDLSEQGVLEAKEAGRKLKEAGVEFDLAFTSVLKRAIRTCHIVLEEMDQLWVPEVKSWRLNERHYGDLQGLNKQETAEKYGEDQVLKWRRSYNTLPPLMDPDNPQSPVKDRRYANLQKRVIPMGENLETTLERVIPFWEDQIAPAVLDRKTVLVAAHGNSLRALIKYLEEIPDDEIMALEIPTGQPLVYELNDDLTIIRKYYL